The genomic window TTCGTAGAGCCCCATCACGTGGTTCGTCGAGCCGAACACGAACGTCTCGACCTCGGCGTCCCGCGCGGCCTCGAGGACGTTGTACATCCCCACGACGTTCGGTTCGAACACGTCCTGCCACGTGCCCTCGATGTAGGGATACGCCGCGAGGTGGACGACGGCGTCCTGCCCGTCGAAGGCCGGGCGGATCGCCTCGTAGTCGGCGACGTCGGCGACGTGCGTCTCGAACCCTCCGTAGGGGTGATCCGCCGGTCGATCGGACCGATTCAGAAACGTGAACTCGTAGTCAGAGTCGCCCTCAAGGTGGTCGATGATCGCGGTACCGCACCGACCGTACGCACCGGTGACCAGGACGTTCATGCATCAGTGGTCCGCGGACAGCGGAAATAATCTTCCGATATGGGTCTCGCCAACTACTACCAGTGTGTGGCCAGCGACTGGGCGGTCCCGATCAGGCGCCGTCCCGGTTGCGTCGAGAGCACGCGAGGAGGCCGTTGAGGTAGGAGACCGCGTGCGCTCGCGAGCGGTGGCCCCACTCGGTGTCGCCGACGACGTCCGGGACGTGGTCGGGGACGACGACGCCGTCGAAGCCGACGTCCTGCAGCGCCTCGATCGCCTCCAGGGGATCGAAGTTGCTCCCCTCGTCGTCGACGAACGTCTCCGTGAAGCTCGGCCACGTCCCGATGACGTCGCGGAAGTGGACGAAGACGATGTCGTCGCTCTCCCCGAAGCGCTCGATCACGTCCGTGACGTCCGTCTCGGGCATCTCCGAGAAGCACCCGAGACAGAGCTTGAGGCCGTGGTTGTCGCTGGGGACGAGGTCCATCGCTCGCTCGAAGGCCTCGACGTTGCGGAACAGTCGGGGGATCCCGCCGAGCTGCTCGACCGTCGGCGGATCGGCCGGGTGCAGTGCCAGCCGGACGCCGGCCTCCTCGGCGACGGGGAGGACCTCCTCGAGGAAGCGTTCGTAGTTGTCCCACAGCTCTTCCTCGGTGTACTCGCGTTCGACCTCGGGCGCCTGCTCGTAGGGCTCGGCGATGTCGTCGATGTCGAACGCCCGCCCGCGTGCGTCGCCGCGCAGTCGCACGGACTGGGAGGTCCGCATCGGGACGACCCCGCGCGGGTTCCACTGGTAGCCGAGGATCGGGATGTCGGCCTGCCCGACGTTCCGGATCAGCTCCTTGATCGTCTCGAGCTGTCGGTCCTGCCCGTCCTTCCCGAGCATGATCTTGCCGTAGACGTTGTAGCTCAGCGACTGGATGCCCATCAGCCGCAGCCCGGCGTCCTCCGCGCGGCGGCGGGCCTGGACGAGCTCGGAGACCGACGGGACCACGCCCTCGTCGATCACGATCGTCTCGTCGTCGTGGCTCCCCTCGTCCTCGAACACGTCCCCGCGCGGATCGCGGTGATCGACGAAGACGTCCTCGACGCCGATCTGCCGGCAGAAGGCCAGCCGGTCGTCGGAGAGCGTTCTGGTTCTGAGGCCGGTTCGAAGCGGGAGTGAGC from Halomicrobium salinisoli includes these protein-coding regions:
- a CDS encoding mannonate dehydratase, whose amino-acid sequence is MAQEQTPVSEQGSLPLRTGLRTRTLSDDRLAFCRQIGVEDVFVDHRDPRGDVFEDEGSHDDETIVIDEGVVPSVSELVQARRRAEDAGLRLMGIQSLSYNVYGKIMLGKDGQDRQLETIKELIRNVGQADIPILGYQWNPRGVVPMRTSQSVRLRGDARGRAFDIDDIAEPYEQAPEVEREYTEEELWDNYERFLEEVLPVAEEAGVRLALHPADPPTVEQLGGIPRLFRNVEAFERAMDLVPSDNHGLKLCLGCFSEMPETDVTDVIERFGESDDIVFVHFRDVIGTWPSFTETFVDDEGSNFDPLEAIEALQDVGFDGVVVPDHVPDVVGDTEWGHRSRAHAVSYLNGLLACSRRNRDGA